The Bacteroidetes Order II. bacterium DNA segment ATGCAACCGACGAGTTCTTTGCCGAAAAAGAAAACCTGATCAAACCGGGTCGCGGCGAATTTATTCCAGACAAATATACCGATCGTGGCAAGTGGATGGATGGCTGGGAATCTCGGCGGCGGCGCACACCCGGCCACGATTATGCTGTCATTCGTTTGGCTGCTACCGGAATTGTAGCAGGCTTCGACATAGATACCAACCATTTTACGGGCAATCATCCTCCTTTTGCCTCCGTAGAAGGCATCGTATTGGAACATAGACAAACCGTTACAAATTGGGATGACTCCGCGTTGCGCTGGGAAGTTTTATTGCCCCGTGTCCCGCTCGACCCCGGTAGCCACAACTACTATATTTGCCACAAAGCAACACCCGTTAATCACGTCCGGCTGCATATTTATCCAGATGGCGGGGTTGCGCGGTTTCGGGTGTACGGAGAGGTACAAAAAGACTGGTCTTCTGTTTCTAAGGACGAATCAATAGACTTGGCTGCAGCCTTAAACGGTGGACATGCCCTTGCCTGTAACGACATGTATTTTAGTGACATGCGGAATTTGATTCTCCCACAACGGGGCCTTAATATGGGTGATGGCTGGGAAACCAAACGCAGCCGAACGCCCAATCACCACGATTGGGTCATACTCCGGTTAGGGCATACAGGGTTGTTGCGCCAAGTACTGGTAGATACAGCGCATTTTAAAGGCAATTACCCCGATTTTTGCACGCTGGAGGGCTGCATGGCTTCAGACGACGAGCACGTCTTGGCAGGAAAAGTGGAATGGCAAGCCCTCATGCCTCCGCTCAAGTTGCATGCCGATCATGAGCATTGGGTAGATCTATCGAAAGACTTGCCTGCCGTCTCTCACGTCCGCTTTTCGATTTATCCCGATGGAGGCGTCAGCCGCCTACGTCTATTTGGCCACATAGTTTAACAGGCTAAACACATGTTATTTGCGTTCATTTTTGCGGCTCTGGCCTTTTTGGGTCTTTTTGGCATAACGGTTACATTCCACTTACGGAAGAAGGCTGATGATGCCAAGCAGCCCGACGAGCGGCAAAAAGGCTGGATTTATGGTGCTCTTTTGCTGTTGCTGGCAGTGGTCTTGTTTTTGGGATACCGCCTTATATTGGGTACACCATGGGAAGCCCATCTGTTTGAATGGATGAACTTGGTGATACGGCTCATGCACTTTACCTTTGGTATCGCATGGATTGGTGCTTCGTTTTATTTTGTCTTTTTAGAAAATGCACTTAACCGCACAGAAGGCATTCGTGAGGAGTTGGCAGGAAATCTTTGGGCCGTCCACGGTGGTGGGTTTTATTATTTAGAGAAATACAAAATAGCCCCTGCCGAGATCCCTAAAAAACTCCATTGGTTCAAGTATGAAGCCTATTTTACGTGGTTATCGGGTTTTTGTCTCTTGTTCGTGGTGTATTACTTCAACGCCAAGTCTATGTTGATAGACCCACAAATCATGGATTTACACCCTTTTACGGCCATCACCATTGGTATCATCTCGTTGTTGGCAGGTTGGCTACTCTATGACGGACTTTGTCGAACGTCCCTCGTTCAAAACAGCCTATTTTTTGGCCTTGTTTTTTTGGTCGTAGCCATTGGGTTTGCCTTTTTTTATACCCATGTCTTTAGTCCAAGGGCTGCCTTCATCCATTTTGGGGCGTTTTTGGGAACCATCATGGCGGCGAATGTTTTTTTCGTGATCATTCCTTCTCAAAAGGCATTGGTTGCCGCCGCAAAAAAGGGGGAAGCCCCCGACCCACAACTGGGGAAAAAAGCCGGCTTACGTTCCTTGCACAACAACTATTTTACCTTGCCTGTGTTGTTTGTAATGATCAGTAACCACTTTCCAACAACATTCGGGCACGAACATGCCTGGCTTATCCTTTTCGCCCTTTCGGTGGCACTGGCAGGCATTAAACATTACCTAAATGTCTTGGAGCGTCATGCATATAATGTATGGATTTTACCCGCCTCCATATTGATTTTGCTCGGCATCGCCTTTATCACAGGTCCCAAATCAATACCCAATGCTGCTGCTTGTCGCCCAATTAAATACGAAGAAATACATAGTATTATACAAACAAGATGTCAGACATGTCATGCATCCAACCCCACCGATGACATTTTTAAGGTTGCCCCAAATGGTGTACGGTTTGAAACACCAGCGCAGATTATCCATGCAAAAGATAAAATCTTACAACGGGTTGTACTAACGGAATCTATGCCTTTGCTCAACAAGACCAAAATGACACAAGCAGAACGAGAGGCCATGAAGTGCTGGATTGAGCAAGGCGCTAAACCTTAATAAACTATTATTTTAAATGAATTTAGATAACCTAAATCAATTACCTATCACAGATGCACACAATGGCTTTTTCGCTTGTTGTGGTTCCACTTCTTGGGCCGAAGGCATGACAACGGCGCGCCCATTCTCCTCTACCAAACACCTGATAGAGACCGCGACACGCTTGTGGTATAAAGAATGTACGGAAACCGATTGGCGTGCCTCTTTTGCACACCATCCCAAAATTGGTGATTTAGCTTCGCTTCAGAAAAGATTTGCGGCCACCCGCCATCTTGCAGGCGTCGAGCAGTCCGGCGTTTTAGAGGCCGATACCGATATTTTACATGCTTTGACTCAAGCAAATAATACTTATGAACAAGCCAATGGCTTTATTTTTATTGTTTGCGCAACGGGAAAACGTGCCGATGAGATGTTGATGCGCTTAAACGAACGGCTGACGCACGAAACCACCGAGGAAGTCCGCATAGCAATGGGTGAACAACACAAAATAACCCTCATCCGGTTGCAAAAATGGCTTCACGCCGCAGATTGGTCCGTGCTAAAAGTGAGCCAACTCACCACACATGTTTTGGATACTTCGTTGGGCGAAACTGGAAAAGATATCGCTATACGTCTTCAAGAACGCAATGCAAGAGGACATTGGCATACCTTTGCCTTTGGCATAACCAATCATGATGGCAGGGTTACAGATTTATTGCCTCCTAACTACCTTTTACCCCCCAAAACCTATCGCTTGGTATTTGATACCGGGCACTATTTTACCACACGCAACCTAGTAACCTTTTACCCCGAAGTAGAAATACAATTTAATATTTGGGATGCCAGTCATTACCACGTTCCCTTGCTACTCAATCCCTTTGGTTACGCTACGTATCGCGGCAGTTAAAGACATCCTTCCTCATTCAATGCCATAACCCCTTAAAAAATATGTCATTATTGACTATAACTCCCGATCAGAAAGAACAAGTTTTTAGTGAGCTCAGATCCGCCAATCTGGCCTTTCAGCAAAAATATCCCGGTGACCGTCCGGACCGCCAACCCGTACACACGGTCTATGGTGGTGCAAATTTATTCCGTCGCAACTCCATCCCGGCGTTGGGCAAGCGGGCTTTAGAAACCCTACATGCTTATGCGCCTGATTTTTTGACTTTTGGTCGCGTCTTTGGCTTGGATGGCATTGAACAGGTTTCCGAAAACGAGTCGGCTCTGGAATTGGAGGCCTACCTCATCACCCTCTCCGCAAAAGAGCGGCGGGCACACCCCGCTGGGTTGGCCTTAGAGATTTACCAGAAAGTACACCAAAAACTACAAATTGAGGCCATAGAGGACTTTCGGGTAGACTTTGAGGACGGTTATGGCAACCGTTCTAATGCAGAAGAGGACGAAACCGCCATTTTTACGGCAAAAGAAATGGCACAAGGTATGAAGGAAAATACCCTTTCGTCTTTTATCGGTATTCGGATTAAACCCTTTACTGAAGAGATGAAAGAACGCGGATTACGCACCTTAGACTTATTCCTGACCACGCTGGTACAAGAAACCAATGGCATCTTGCCGGAGAATTTTGTGGTTATGCTCCCAAAAGTAACCATTCCGGAACAGGTCAGTACCCTCGTCCGCTTTTTTGAATGGCTAGAAACGGCCTTGGGCCTGCCTCCCCAATCCCTTAAAATGGAGATTATGGTAGAAACCACACAATCTATTATGGATGACGTAGGCATCAACCCATTGTTCCGCTTTATTCGTGCCAGCAAAGGACGTTGCATCGCAACCCATTTTGGAACATATGATTACACTGCTTCGTGTAGTATCACCGCCAGATACCAAGAAATGGATCACCCTGTATGCGATTTTGCCCATCATATGACGAAAGTAGCCTTGGCCCACTCCGGTATTTGGTTATCCGATGGTGCGACCAATACCATGCCCATTGGCCCACATCGAGGCGAACACCTTACCGAGGCCCAGCTACTTGAAAACCGAACCGTGGTACACCGTGCCTGGCGAAAAGGCTACAACCATATCCGGCATTCCCTCTGGAATGGCTTTTATCAAGGCTGGGACCTAAATCCTGCTCAGTTGCCTATGCGCTATGCCGCTGTTTTTGCTTTCTTTCTGGAAAGTTATGAAGATGCCGTTGCCCGTCTTAAAACGTTTGTGGAAAAAGCCGCACGTGCCACCCTGATCGGCGATGTTTTTGACGATGCCGCAACCGGTCAAGGCTTGCTTAACTATTTCTTACGGGCACTAAACAGCGGCGCCATTACCGAGGAGGACGTTTTGGAAACAGGTCTCACCCTCGACGAAATTCGTGGCAGGTCTTTTAAGGCCATTTTGGAAAGCAGAAGAGCACAACAACTCTAAAAACTTACTGCCGACGGGTTTTGATTTCGATTACCCCATTATTGCCACGAAAACCATAAAGGGCCATGGCATCAGGGCCTTTTAATACCCGAATGTCTTCTACATCATATGGATTGACCATCAGCAGAAAAGCACCATTGGCTTCTTTGATAAGCGGGACGCCGTCTAAAACAAACAAAGGCTCGTTGTCTCCCTGAATTGAGTTGACGCCCCGTATCCGGATTTGATACCCGCCCGCAGTTGGGATAACCTGTACGCCTGGTACGCGTCCTCGGAGCATTTCAACCACGTTCGCTACAGGACGATCATAGACTTCCTGTCCCGACACCGTGGAAATATTCATGGTGTCGCGGCTTCTGTCACGGTTTTCTTCAGTGGCTTTGCCCGTGCTTTTACATCCGGCAAAGGGGAGCCAAAGCAAAGGCAAAAGCGCCCATAATAAGGTGTGTTTACGATTTTTCATGGATGACTCCATTTGGTAAAGAAGTATTTATTTTTTAACGCACCTCTTTATAAAAGGTTCAAAGAAGTGGTGGTCTAATGCTTTTCCATTGAGGCGCGTTCATAAGCAAAAAAATTACAGTACCTCTTCCCCCATGGCACCATAAAGAGGTTTCTAAGCCCTACTTCTCACCTCTTTTGGGATACGCTTTGGCTTATATTGGTTATTGAGGCGTATATAGAGCAACACACCTTATATTCTGGTGATATCTTACCTGCTTCCACGCCTGACATCCCAAACCCTTTTAAATCATGAAAAAAACCTTCTTTTTAATCCTATTTACGTCCATCTTTACAGTTCAGGCACAAAAAATTGAGGCCGTCAGCCGGTATAGTTATTACACCCACGAAACCAAAGCCGCTATTTTGGTTTTTGGCCCCGACATCGAGTTGGTTGAGCAAGTTTATGTAGAGAACCAAGTTTTAACCCGTATTGCACAGACCTTGGAGTATCAAGAGTTTGAATGGCGTTTGGGCACCTTGCCATTGGGGACAACACCACTTAACATTCAGGTACTGCTTAAAAATGGGCAGCGAATCACACAAAGTATTGAGATAACCCGATTAGAACCCAAGCCAAACGAGGTAAAAATTGACCGAATTACGGGTGGGCTATTGGTAAACCAGTTACCGTTTTTTCCGTTTGGATTTTATGCCTCTTCGCCGGTTGGGGATATTGCCCAACAAGAAGTGTATAATGCGATGAACCTGATTGGGGTTTATCAAACCAACGACGATGAAACCCTAGCCGAGCGAAAGGCTTATATGGATGAATGTGCCAGGCTGGGCATGAAAGTTAATTATGGCGTAAATGGATTGGTTGGGGGTGGGCACAATCGTCCTGACCTGAGCATATCGCCCGAAGAGGAAGCACGGCGTTGGACAATACTTCGCAAAGAGGTAGAAACCTTTCGCGACCATCCCGCCTTATTGTCATGGTATATGAACGATGAACCCGATGGGCAGAGCCGGCCACCAGCCTTATTGGAAAAAGCCTACCAAATTATTCGGGAAGTGGATCCCTACCATCCGGTTACGGTAGTATTTGTGATTCCGGAGAAAGCATCACTTTTTGCGTCATCTCACGATATCGCCATGACCGATCCTTATCCCATTCCTGGCGATGTAGATGCCGTTCGAGCATATATGCGCCCTCTGAATGAATACTTTCGGTTCAAAAAACCACTCTGGTTGGTTCCTCAGGCGTTTGGAGGCGGTGAGTTCTGGCTCCGAGAACCTACCGCAGACGAGATTCGGGTAATGACCTACTTGGGATTGATTGAAAATGCAATGGGCGTTCAGTATTTCATCCGGCAATATCCCAACATTCGCCCCCAGTCGAGGGTCACTTGGAATGGAGCGGTTGCCGTTGCACATGAAACGGCCATGTTATATCCTTGGCTGTTTTCCACCAAACAACGGATAGCAATTGAAACCAATGTGCCAACGGTTTCCGGAAAAGTATTTGATGATGGTGAATCACTATTGGTTCTTTTGGCCAATACCCAAAATCAACCTGCCCAACTCCAATTTAAGGTTCCATCCACTCGTAACGCCACAGCCGTTCAAGTGTTGTTTGAAAATAGAAGCATTCCAGTAGTAGATGGTCAAATACAAGATGTGATCATGGGCTATGGAACGAAAGCTTACCGCATTGATTTTACCACCCCCCCAACACAAACCAAAAACCTGTTTGTCAATCCGGGTTTTGAATCTTTTTTCAGCCCTGCCGCACCGTATGGTCTGTACCTAAGTACCAGTAAACGACCAGCATATAATGGAACCACCTTGTTCCTAACCGCCGAGACATCACATACGGGACGTTATGCCCTTCGATTACGAAATCCGGACGATCAACTTTCGCAAAAACTGACGTTCTTTCGCATGATGGTTCAACAAAATCAGTCGTATTTAATTCAGTTTTATGCAAAAGGAACCACCTCCCAAAAGCCGGCAAAGTTACAGGTCATGATCGAAGACTTGGCATGGAAACAAACCATCGCGCTTGACTCCACTTGGAAAGCCTTTTCGTTTTGGGTTCCGGTAGATAAATCCATTGCCGAAATGCAATTAGGTTTTGAAACCATCGGTGAGGGTACAATCTGGTTAGACGATGTAACAGTGGTACAAGAGCCTTCTTTTGATGTAGCTATGCTACCCGATAAATCCGCAGCGTTGCGCATAACGGCCAACTTACCAGATGTTTCGGTAAGAGTAACAACCCTTGCCTCCCCTAAAGACAACGACTTCCGGCCTTATAAAGGGCCTATT contains these protein-coding regions:
- a CDS encoding TonB-dependent receptor plug domain-containing protein, with amino-acid sequence MKNRKHTLLWALLPLLWLPFAGCKSTGKATEENRDRSRDTMNISTVSGQEVYDRPVANVVEMLRGRVPGVQVIPTAGGYQIRIRGVNSIQGDNEPLFVLDGVPLIKEANGAFLLMVNPYDVEDIRVLKGPDAMALYGFRGNNGVIEIKTRRQ
- a CDS encoding urate hydroxylase PuuD, with translation MLFAFIFAALAFLGLFGITVTFHLRKKADDAKQPDERQKGWIYGALLLLLAVVLFLGYRLILGTPWEAHLFEWMNLVIRLMHFTFGIAWIGASFYFVFLENALNRTEGIREELAGNLWAVHGGGFYYLEKYKIAPAEIPKKLHWFKYEAYFTWLSGFCLLFVVYYFNAKSMLIDPQIMDLHPFTAITIGIISLLAGWLLYDGLCRTSLVQNSLFFGLVFLVVAIGFAFFYTHVFSPRAAFIHFGAFLGTIMAANVFFVIIPSQKALVAAAKKGEAPDPQLGKKAGLRSLHNNYFTLPVLFVMISNHFPTTFGHEHAWLILFALSVALAGIKHYLNVLERHAYNVWILPASILILLGIAFITGPKSIPNAAACRPIKYEEIHSIIQTRCQTCHASNPTDDIFKVAPNGVRFETPAQIIHAKDKILQRVVLTESMPLLNKTKMTQAEREAMKCWIEQGAKP
- the uraD gene encoding 2-oxo-4-hydroxy-4-carboxy-5-ureidoimidazoline decarboxylase; this encodes MNLDNLNQLPITDAHNGFFACCGSTSWAEGMTTARPFSSTKHLIETATRLWYKECTETDWRASFAHHPKIGDLASLQKRFAATRHLAGVEQSGVLEADTDILHALTQANNTYEQANGFIFIVCATGKRADEMLMRLNERLTHETTEEVRIAMGEQHKITLIRLQKWLHAADWSVLKVSQLTTHVLDTSLGETGKDIAIRLQERNARGHWHTFAFGITNHDGRVTDLLPPNYLLPPKTYRLVFDTGHYFTTRNLVTFYPEVEIQFNIWDASHYHVPLLLNPFGYATYRGS
- the alc gene encoding allantoicase — encoded protein: MYSQTIKETIKEAPSFTKLTYLAAEAMGGEVLYATDEFFAEKENLIKPGRGEFIPDKYTDRGKWMDGWESRRRRTPGHDYAVIRLAATGIVAGFDIDTNHFTGNHPPFASVEGIVLEHRQTVTNWDDSALRWEVLLPRVPLDPGSHNYYICHKATPVNHVRLHIYPDGGVARFRVYGEVQKDWSSVSKDESIDLAAALNGGHALACNDMYFSDMRNLILPQRGLNMGDGWETKRSRTPNHHDWVILRLGHTGLLRQVLVDTAHFKGNYPDFCTLEGCMASDDEHVLAGKVEWQALMPPLKLHADHEHWVDLSKDLPAVSHVRFSIYPDGGVSRLRLFGHIV